The sequence TAAAACCCTACACTCCCCCTATGAAACACGTCGTATTCAAAGATCGCGTCAAAATCTATGCCCGCGCCGGCAACGGTGGCAACGGGTGTGTTTCGTTCCGCCGTGAAAAGTACATTCCCCGGGGCGGTCCCGACGGCGGCGACGGCGGCCATGGGGGTTCCGTGATCCTGCGCTGCGACGTCAATGAAGATTCCCTGTTGCCGCTCTATTACCAGCCGCACCAAAAGGCGAAGAATGCCCAGCATGGGTTGGGGTCGGACTGCCACGGCAAGAACTCGGCCGACTGCATCGTCAAAGTGGCGCCCGGCACGGTGGTTATCGATGCCGAAACCGATGAGTTTGTGGGCGAATTGCTGAAGGACGGCGAGGAGTTGCTCATCTGCAAGGGCGGGCACGGCGGCCTTGGCAATACACGGTTCAAAAGCTCCACCAACCAAGCCCCGCGCCAATCCACGGATGGCACCAAGGGCGAGGAGAAGGTTTTCTGGCTCGAACTCAAGTTGATGGCCGATGTCGGCCTCGTGGGTTATCCCAACGCCGGCAAGTCGACCCTGCTGAGCCAGCTGACGCATGCGCATCCGAAAATTGCGCCGTATCCCTTCACGACCATCAATCCGATTGTCGGAACGCTGGAATATCAAAATTTCAGCCGGCTGAAGATTGCCGACATTCCCGGCCTGATCGAAGGCGCGCATGAAGGGGTTGGCCTCGGCCACCAGTTCCTGCGCCACATCGAACGTTCCCGCTTCATCATTTTCGTGCTCGATATGGCCGGCACGGATGAGCGGAATCCCACCGACGATTTCATGCACCTGAAGGAAGAACTCCGCCTCCATATGGAAGAGCTTTCCTATACGCCGTATATGGTCGTGGCGAATAAAATGGATAGTCCCGGAGCGGAAGAAAAGCTCAAGGAATTCAAGCAGCGCACCGACGAGCCTATTCTCGAAATCTCCGCCGAGCTCGGCGAAGGGCTCGAGCCGGTGAAGGAATATCTCTACAAGCATTTTTTCGAAACCCGAAAAGTGCTCCAGGAAACCGCGGAACTCGAAGCGGCGGAGTCGGAGAATGAGGACGATTGACCTGAATGCGGATTTGGGGGAGCTGGACGACGGCTCGCTCGATGCCGCGGTCATGCCGTTCATCTCCTCTGCCAACATCGCCTGCGGTGCCCATGCGGGAACCCCCGAAACCATGCGGCGCACCGTGCGCCTCGCCAGGCAACACGGGGTTGCCATCGGTGCGCATCCCGGATATCCCGATCCCGGCAACTTTGGCCGCACCTCGATGGCTCTTTCCATCGATGAACTATGCGCCGTTGTTTGTGGGCAGGTTGCTTTGCTCAAAAGCATCGCCGCCGGGGAGGGGGCAACGGTTCGCCACGTCAAGCTCCACGGCGCGCTCTACAACGACCTTGCCAGCGACTACGGGCGTTCACTGGCCCTCTGCCGTTCCATTCAGCGGCTCGATCCCGCTCTGCGTCTCATTGCGTTTTCCAACTCGGCCACGGCGCGCGCCGCCGAAGATGCAGGGCTCGTGGCCGTCCATGAAGTATTCGCCGACCGCGCCTACACCTCCGAAGGCCGGCTGGTTCCCCGTTCGCAGCCCGGCGCGGTGATCCACGACGAATCGGCCAGCCTTGCGCAGGTTGAAATGATGGTGCTCCGGCAAAAGGTGCCCACCGTTGGAAGCACGCTGCTCCCGATCCAGGCCGACTCGGTCTGCGTCCACGGCGACAATCCCTCCGCCATCGCATTCGTCGCCAGCCTCCGGAAGTTTTTCGAGAAGCAGGGGATTGCGGTGCAACAGGCGGGCGAGCACCGGTTCAGCTTTTCCCCTCTCGGCGAACGTTCGCTGCTCGCGCGGCTCCCGTCGCGCATCGCAAAATCAACCCATCGCCGGATCCGGGGGTTGCAGCTGGCGCTGGAGGGGACTGCCGGGATCCGGGAGCTGGTGCCGTGCTATTCCGAACTCAAGATTGATTTCGATCCGTCGCGGGTGTCGTTCGATGAACTTCGCCACCGAATCGAGGAGCTGCCAGAGGGCGCGGCCGGTTTGCCGAAGCCCCGGTTGGTCGAGGTTCCCGTATGCTACGACGGTCCCGACCTATCGTTGGTGGCGCAACACAACGGGCTGTCGGTTGTGGATGTGGTGCGGTTGCATGGCGAGTCGGTCTATTGGGTTTACATGCTCGGCTTTGCCCCGGGCTTCGCCTACCTGGGCGGCCTCGATGCCCGGTTGGCCACACCGCGGCTGGAGTCGCCGCGGCTATCCGTGCCGGCGGGTTCCGTTGGCATTGCCGGAAACCAAACCGGGATTTACCCGCTCGCAAGCCCCGGCGGCTGGAACATCATTGGGCGCACCCCGTTGACGCTGTTTAATCCTGCGGCGGAAAAGCCCTTCCTTTTCGACCCCGGCGACGAGGTCCGCTTTGTGCCGGTTTCCGCGGAGGCGTTCGATGCGCACGGTTGAAATCATCGAACCCGGCATGTATGCCACGGTGCAGGATGCCGGCCGGCCGGGCTGGCTCCGCTACGGGCTTCCGCCCAGCGGCGCGATGGATCGCCACGCGTTCGGCGCGGCCAATGCTTTGTTGGGCAACGATCCGGACGCCGCCGTGCTCGAAGCCACCGGCACGATGCCGGTTCTCGAATTCAGCCAATCAACCCGGCTGGCCGTTGCTTATGCCGATCATTTCCAGGCCTTGGATGTTAAGGCGGGGGAGCGCATCGGGTTCGAGCCCATGCAGAGTGGCTACCGCGCCTACATTGCCATTGAGGGAGGGATCGATGTGCCCGTTGTGATGGGGAGTCGCTCGACCTATGTGCCGGGGAAGTTGGGCGAAGTGTTGAAGACGGGCGATGTGTTGCCTCTTGGCATCGGAGCAGGCGAGCCGCCTTCGATACGAAAGCATGTACCGCAGGCGGCTCGCCTGCCCCGTCGCACAGTACGCGTCATCCCCGGCCCCGAGGCGGACTGGTTCGACTGCGGGGGATTGAACACCTTCCTGACCGAAGCCTTCACGGTGTCCGCCAAGTCCGACCGCACCGGCATTCGGTTGGAGGGAACGCCGCTCTCGTTCCGTTCCGATGCGCAGATGGTGTCGGCGGGCATCGCCTTCGGCACCATCCAGGTTCCGCCTTCCGGCCAGCCCATCGTCATGATGGCCGACCACCCGACCACCGGCGGCTATCCCCGCATCGGCAACGTGGTGGAGGAAGATCTGCCGATCCTCGCCCAGGCCCGGCCGGGCGACGCCATCCGGTTTGCCGAGGTGCGGTAGGGCGGCTGCCTACGGCGCTGTTTTGCGGATTGGCAGGCGCAGGCGAAAGGT is a genomic window of Pontiella desulfatans containing:
- a CDS encoding 5-oxoprolinase subunit C family protein, with amino-acid sequence MRTVEIIEPGMYATVQDAGRPGWLRYGLPPSGAMDRHAFGAANALLGNDPDAAVLEATGTMPVLEFSQSTRLAVAYADHFQALDVKAGERIGFEPMQSGYRAYIAIEGGIDVPVVMGSRSTYVPGKLGEVLKTGDVLPLGIGAGEPPSIRKHVPQAARLPRRTVRVIPGPEADWFDCGGLNTFLTEAFTVSAKSDRTGIRLEGTPLSFRSDAQMVSAGIAFGTIQVPPSGQPIVMMADHPTTGGYPRIGNVVEEDLPILAQARPGDAIRFAEVR
- the pxpB gene encoding 5-oxoprolinase subunit PxpB; the protein is MRTIDLNADLGELDDGSLDAAVMPFISSANIACGAHAGTPETMRRTVRLARQHGVAIGAHPGYPDPGNFGRTSMALSIDELCAVVCGQVALLKSIAAGEGATVRHVKLHGALYNDLASDYGRSLALCRSIQRLDPALRLIAFSNSATARAAEDAGLVAVHEVFADRAYTSEGRLVPRSQPGAVIHDESASLAQVEMMVLRQKVPTVGSTLLPIQADSVCVHGDNPSAIAFVASLRKFFEKQGIAVQQAGEHRFSFSPLGERSLLARLPSRIAKSTHRRIRGLQLALEGTAGIRELVPCYSELKIDFDPSRVSFDELRHRIEELPEGAAGLPKPRLVEVPVCYDGPDLSLVAQHNGLSVVDVVRLHGESVYWVYMLGFAPGFAYLGGLDARLATPRLESPRLSVPAGSVGIAGNQTGIYPLASPGGWNIIGRTPLTLFNPAAEKPFLFDPGDEVRFVPVSAEAFDAHG
- the obgE gene encoding GTPase ObgE, with translation MKHVVFKDRVKIYARAGNGGNGCVSFRREKYIPRGGPDGGDGGHGGSVILRCDVNEDSLLPLYYQPHQKAKNAQHGLGSDCHGKNSADCIVKVAPGTVVIDAETDEFVGELLKDGEELLICKGGHGGLGNTRFKSSTNQAPRQSTDGTKGEEKVFWLELKLMADVGLVGYPNAGKSTLLSQLTHAHPKIAPYPFTTINPIVGTLEYQNFSRLKIADIPGLIEGAHEGVGLGHQFLRHIERSRFIIFVLDMAGTDERNPTDDFMHLKEELRLHMEELSYTPYMVVANKMDSPGAEEKLKEFKQRTDEPILEISAELGEGLEPVKEYLYKHFFETRKVLQETAELEAAESENEDD